TCCTGGTCGCGGTGGGCGTCGGGGCGGCGGTGGTCGGGACGGCGGTGCTCGGGCTGGCGGCGGGGGTGGCGGGCACGGTGGGGGCGGGGGTCCGCGCCTCGCCACGGGAGGCGGCCTGCCGACCGCGCTCGGCGAGCGCGGCCTCGGTGCCGGCCCGGTCCTCGGCCCGCTCGTCCGGCAGGGTGGCCACGCCGGTCACGGCGACCGCGCCCAGGCAGCACAGCACGCCGGCGGCGATGGCCACCCGGGTGCCGGCCGGTCGCCGGCGCAGGGGGTTAAGGAGCCCGCCGAGGCGGGTACGGGGAGAACGGGGTTCACGGAGAACGCCGACCTGAACGGACGAGGGGGTGTCGTCCGAACGGCCAGTCATGCCCACGGGGGCGCTCTGGTCGTCGATGGTGTCGTCGTCACGCATCCGCCGAGGCTAGGCGGGCACCTCCCCGGTGACCCACCGTCACGGAGTGGGCCTCGCCACAATCACCCGTCACCGGCCGGGACGCGGACCCTGGACGGGTGGCCGGGCCGACAGACCTCCCGCAACGGGCATTGCGGTCAGGCTCTCCGGGCGGCGTCGCCACCGGTCGTCGGTGGGACAGACCACCGCGGTCCCTACCATGATCCACCATGTCCGCCTTTTGGCCGACAGGACGGAACCGTCCGGCCCAGCCACCCCGATCCACTCGACGAATTGGCAGCTTCCTCCGGGTTTGATAGCCGGATCGGTCACGTTGCGCCCAGTGATGGAATGGACAGCAGCGCCGGGTACGTTCCCCGAACCGGGTGCGGTCCGTGCGAGCCACCCGTACGCGCGTTTCCTCAGGAGGTCCGACCGGTGCTCGACCCACACGAGCTGTACCAGCTCACCGACGATCTGCCCGACCTCGGTCAGCCGGTGCTGATCCAGGCGCTCACCGGCTTCGTCGACGCCGGCAACGCCAGTCGACTGGCCCGCGAGCAGCTCCTCACCTCGCTGGACGCCCGCACCATCGCCACCTTCGACGTCGACCAGCTCTTCGACTACCGGTCCCGGCGACCGGTGATGACCTTCGTCGAGGACCACTGGGAGGAGTACGACGCCCCCGAGTTGGCGATGCACCTGCTCCAGGACGATGACGAGACGCCGTTCCTCCTGCTCACCGGCCCGGAACCCGACCTGCAATGGGAGCGTTTCGTGGCGGCGGTCGGCGCGGTGGCCGCCCGGCTCGACGTCCGGCTCACCGTGGGCCTCAACTCGATCCCGATGGCCGTCCCGCACACCCGGCCCACCGGGGTCACCGCCCACGCCACCCGGCGGGAGCTGATCGCCGGTTACGAACCGTGGTTGCAGCGGGTGCAGGTCCCCGGCAGCGTCGGGCACCTGCTCGAGTACCGGCTCGGCCAGCTCGGCCGGGACGCCCTCGGCTTCGCCGCCCACGTGCCGCACTACGTCGCCCAGACCGAGTACCCGGCCGCCGCCGAGGTGCTGCTCTCCTCGGTGTCGCGCAGCACCGGGCTGCTGCTGCCCAACGACAGCCTCCGCTCCGCCGCCGAGGTGGTCCGGATGGAGATCGACCGGCAGGTCGCCCAGACCGACGAGGCCGCCGCGCTGGTCAAGGCCCTGGAGGAGCAGTACGACGCGTTCGCCCGGGGGCGCGGCGAGAAGAATCTGCTCGCCGCCGAGACCGGTCCCCTGCCTACCGCCGACGAACTGGGGGCCGAGTTGGAGCGTTACCTCGCCGAGCAGACCCGGCCCGGGGACAACCCCACCCCCTGACCGGCCCGTGCCCCGACGGCGGCGACCCCGAGCGGGGACGCCGCCGCCCGTCCCGATGGCCGCCCGCCGTGATGGCCACCCGTCCCGGTGGCCGCCCGGCGGGCCGACCCGGCGCGGCCGGCGGTGATGCGGCAGGCTGGGCACATGCGCCTGGCGACCTGGAACGTGAACTCGGTGAAGGCCCGGCTGCCCCGGCTGCTGGACTGGCTCGCCGGCACCGCCCCCGACGTGGTCTGCCTCCAGGAGACCAAGTGCCCCGACGGGGCCTTCCCGGTCACCGAGGTCGGTGCGCTGGGCTACCAGGTGGCCAGCCACGGCGACGGCCGGTGGAACGGGGTGGCGATCCTGTCCCGCGTCGGCCTGACCGACGTCACCGTCGGCTTCCCCGGCGAACCCGGCTTTCCGCAGCCTGAGGCCCGCGCCGTCTCCGCCACCTGCGCCGGGGTCCGGGTCTGGTCGGTGTACGTCCCGAACGGCCGGGCGGTCGACGACCCGCACTACGCGTACAAGCTGGCCTGGTTCGCCGCGCTACGGGACGCCCTGGAACCCGAGGTGGCCGCCGGTGGGCCGGTCGCCGTCTGCGGGGACTTCAACGTCGCCCCGACCGACGCCGACGTCTGGGATCCGGCGCTCTTCGCCACCTCCACCCACGTCACCCCCGCCGAGCGGGCCGCCCTGGCCGCCCTGCGCGACCTCGGTCTCAGCGACGTGGTGCCCACCCCGATGAAGGGGCCGCACCCGTACACCTACTGGGACTACCGGGCCGGCATGTTCCACCAGAACAAGGGCATGCGGATCGACCTGGTGTACGCCTCCGCGCCGCTGGCCGTGAGGGTCCGCTCCGCGTACGTCGACCGGGAGGCCCGCAAGGGCAAGGGGCCCTCCGACCACGCCCCGATCGTGGTCGACACCGACCCACCGGAGGTCGCACCGGCCTGACCCGCCAAGCACCAGCGCCTGCGCCTGCACCGACGATCCCGGGTGCTCCTGCCTAGCGGCGGCGGGCGGCCCTGGCGAGGTCGACGAAGCCGCGCCACGCGCCCGGCGTGAAGGCCAGCGTCCCGCCTTCACGGTCTTTCGTGTCGCGCACCAGGACGACACCGGGCAGATTGTCCGCCACCTCGACGCAGTTGCCGCCGTTGTTGCCGCTCCGGGTGCTCTTGCGCCACCGCGCACCGGTCACGTTCATGACGTCGCCACCTTCCGAATGAGATCCAGGGACTGCGCCCGGGGCAGGGCCTCCCCCACTATGCGCGCCCACCGCTGTTCCAAGGTAGCGATATCCTGACGCTGGTCGATGATCTGCGCGCGCACCTGACCGTCCACATGCGTCACCCGCGTCCCGTCGTCGAGGTCGGCCACGATGAACGGCCCACCGAGACCGGCGTACATCCCGGTGTCCGCCGGGACCACGTGCACCTGCACGGTCGGCAGCTCGGCGCACTCGGCCAGGTGGGCGCACTGCTCGCGCATCAGCTCGGGCCGCCCCCGCACCGGCCGACGGAGCACCGCCTCGTCGATGACGGCGACCAGCAACGGCGGGCGGGCCCGGTGCAGCACCGACTGCCGGCCGAGCCGTGCCTTGGTGAGCTGGTCGACCTCCTCCTCGGTGAGCGCCTCACCCGCCAGGGTCGCCCGTGCGTAGGCTTCGGTCTGGAGCAGGCCGGGAATCCAGGCCAGCTCGAACCATCGCAACGCGATCGCCTCCCGCTCGATGTCGGCCCACCGGCGGAACCACACCGGCTCGCGCCGCCGCAGCGCCTCCGGCCAGAGCTCCAGGGCGAGTTTCGCCTCGCCGCACGGCCACGGGTTCGCGTCGACCCGGCAGAGCCAGATCGGGCGTACCGGGGTGTGCCGGCCCGGCAGCGGGGCGGTCACCCGGTCACCGGCGAGTCGCCCACCGGGTCCGGCCGGCTGGCGCGGGGCGGAGTCGCCACCGTCCTGCGGCGCGGCACCGCCGGCTCCGGCCGGGCGGCGTTCCGCCCCGCCCGCCGCGCCGCCGCCCGGGGCTGCGGAGCCGTCGTCCCGGGCTGAGCAGCTGTCCTCCCGGGCTGCGCGGCTGTCCTCCCGGGCTTGCTCTCCCGGTACGACGGGGACCGGCCCGGCCTGCTAGCCCTGCTCGCCGGGCTGTCGGCAGAGGCGACCGAGCACCTGACCCAACTCGACAACGGCCGCCGGACCGACGTGACCGACCGCTTCCTGGCCTGGGCTCGCCGGCCCACCGACTGACCCGCCGACGCCGGCCGCCGCCGTCCCCGCCGGCCACCGCTGCCCACGCGACCCGCCCGTCGTCACGCGTCCCCCGGTCGACGCGGCGCGGACGGCGGCGGTCGGGGTCGCGGTGGCGTCGGGAGCCCGGAGTCCGGGGGCGGGGGCGCGGCTAGGCTGGTGGGATGGCAGTCGTGAAGATCAACGCGATCGATGTCCCGCCCGGTGCGAGTGCGGAGCTGGAGAAGCGGTTCGCCGCCCGGGCCGGCGCGGTGGAGAACTCCCCGGGCTTCCTCGGCTTCGAGCTGCTGCGCCCGGTCGCCGGGGAGAGCCGCTACTTCGTCTACACCCGGTGGGAGAGCGAGGAGGCCTACCAGGCCTGGGCGGCCGGGCCGTCCCGGGCCGCGCACGCCGGTGGCTCCGGTGGCGAGCAGCAGCGACCGGTCGCCTCCGGCGCGTCGCTGCTGGAGTTCGAGGTCGTCCAGCAGGTGACCGGCAAGGGCTGAGCGACGCCGCCCCGGGCGGGCCGACCGCGCGGTCGGCCCGGGGCCGGCATCGTCGCCCGGTACGGGACAGGGCGGGTGCCGCCGGCCCGGGCCGGCGTCGTCCCCCGGGACGGCGAGGGGCCGCCGTCGTCCCGCCGGGGCGGGGCGGGTCAGGGTGAGCGGATGTCGGCCAGCGAGGCGAAGGCGATCACATTGTCGGCGTAGCCGGTGCGCCCGCCGACCCACTGGCCGCCGCAGGTGATCAACCGGAGGGCGGGTGCCCCGCTGTTGCCGTAGACCCGGTCGGCGGGCAGCGCCGACTTGTCGAAGAACTCCACCGAGTCGACCCGGAAGACCACCACCCGCCGGTCGTCCCGGGTCACCTCGATCGTGTCGCCGGTCTTGAGCCGGCGCAGGTCGTAGAAGACCGACGGGCCGTCCTTCGAGTCGACGTGCCCGACGATGATCGCCCGACCCGGCTCACCCGGGGTCGGACCACGGTCGTACCAGCCGGTCTCGTGGTGCCGGTCCAGCGGGGGGACGTCGATCGATCCGTCCCGGGCCTGACCGACCGGGGCCACCGGGGCGGCCACCCTGATCGCCGGGACGGTGAGCCGGAGGGGTCGGCTGGCCGGCAGGCTGCCCGGCACGGGGCTCTGCCCGGCACCGGCCGCCGCGCGCGGTGACGGCGTGCCAGACCGGTCCAGTGGCCCGACCGTCCGGCCCAACCCGGCACCGGTGGCGAAGACCCCGAGCAGCACCAGCAGCACGGCCAGCGGCACCGACCAGGGGCTCCGGGTCGACGCCGGAGGGCCACCGGACGACGCCGCCGGGCCGGCGACGCGGTGCTGCGGAGTCGGCGTACCGGGCGGCGGGAGCGGGCCACGATCCGGCGGCACCGGACGATCGGGCTGTCGGACCGGGTCGTGGTGCTGCGGGTCCGGGCTGGCCGGCGGCGGGAGCGGGCCGCTGCGGGAACCCGGAGAGGCGGGCGGCGGAAGTGGCCCGCTGCGGGGAGCCGAAGGGACGGGCGACGGGGGCACGGTCAGCTCCCGGCGACGCCACGCGGCCGGCGGGCCGCCACGATCCCGACGACGGCCCCGGCGATGGTCAGCGCCAGCCCGCCGGGCACCAGCAGCCCGCCGGGCAGCCCGCCGCCGGCCGTGCCGCCGAAGCCGGTGTGCGGCCCGGGGCTGGGCTTCACCTTCTTGACCACCTGGAGCGCCGTCGAGGCGGTCGCCCCGTCGGGGCATTCCAGCTTGACCCGGTAGCTGCCCGGGCGGGTCCGGTCCCGGACCATCGGGGCGGCCCTGAGCAGCCCCTGCTGCGGTTGGACCTGGACCCGGCCGAAGGCGTCCGACACGACGGTCGCCGGGATCGAGTTGTCGTGACAGCTCGCCCGGATGCCGACCAGGTAACCCGGCTCGACGGTGCCCGGGGTCACCTCGACGAAGACCACGCCGGGCGGCGGCTGGGGCTCCCCGCCCCCGTCGTCCGGCGCGGGTTGCCCCGGCCCGGGAACCGCAGCGACGACCGGCACGACAGCCACCGGCACAGCGGCGGCCGGCACGACGACGGCCGGCACGGCGGCGGGGAGCGGGGCGGCGGCCGGCACGACAGCCACCGGCGCGGCGGGGAGCGGGCCAGCTCCCAGCGGGGCGGCGGCCGAGGTCGGGGCGGCGTGCCACAGCGCGGGGACGAGGGCACCGAGGGCCACCGCCAGCGCGGCCCGGTGCAGCGTGATCGACACCATTCCCCCTCCGGCGTCCCGGGCAGCGCCCGACCGACCCGGGCGTCGACCTGCCGTATACAGGATGAATCGTCTCACCCTCCGACCGACGGCACATCCGATACGGCGGAACCGTCGCGTACGCTCGGGTCGCTGTGACCTCCCTCGACGCTGACCCCGCCGTTCCGGTGGCCCCGCCGGCCACCCGGATCCGCACCTTCCACCCCCGGCGCGGCCGGATGAGCAGCCGGCAGACCGACGCGCTGGCCCGGCTCCAGCCGGCGTACGGGATCGGGATCGCCGACCTCGACGGGCCGGTCGATCCGACCCGGTTCTTCGACCGGCGGGCACCGGTGGTGCTGGAGATCGGCTCCGGGATGGGTGACGCCACCGCGGCGATGGCCGCCGCCGACCCGGGCCGCGACTACCTGGCGGTCGAGGTGCACACCCCGGGCATCGCCAACCTGCTCGACCTGGTGCAGCGCCACGGCCTGCGTAACGTCCGGGTCGCCGAGGGCGACGCGCTGGACCTGGTCCGGGCCATGCCGGAGGGCTGCCTGGACGCGGTGCACGTCTTCTTTCCCGACCCGTGGCCCAAGCTGCGGCACCACAAGCGGCGGATCATCCAGCCGGAGCACGTGGCGTTGCTGCGTTCCCGGCTGGCCGTCGGCGGCACCCTGCACTGCGCCACCGACTGGGCCGAGTACGCCGCGTCGATGCGGTCGACGCTGACCGCCGATCCCGGGCTGGACGACGTGCACGGCGGTTACGCCCCCCGCCCCGCCCACCGCCCGGTGACCAAGTTCGAGCGCCGCGCCCTGACCGCCGGTCGCCCCGTCTTCGACCTGATCCACCGCCGCCGCTGAACTCCGCCGAAGTCCGGCCGCCCGGCCCCGCTCCGGCCGCCCGGCGGGGTCCGGACGGCCGGTCCGGATGGTCGCCCGCCGGGGCCGGGTGGGCGCGGGCGACGGCACGGCGGCCCGGGACGGTGGCCCGGTTGGCGTGGGGGGCGGTGGTGCGGGCACGATGGGGGCGCTATGACGCTGACTGCCGCGCTGCCTCGAAGCGCCGACCCCGACACCCTCTTCGACGCGTTCGCCGGCTGGGCGTCCGGGCGTGGGCTGGACCTCTACCCGCACCAGGAGGAGGCGGTCATCGAGATCGTCTCCGGCGCCAACGTGATCATGAATACGCCGACCGGTTCGGGCAAGAGCCTGGTCGCCATCGCGGCGCACTTCACCGCCCTGGCCGACGACCGGACGAGCTTCTACACCGCCCCGATCAAGGCCCTGGTGTCGGAGAAGTTCTTCGCGCTGTGCGAGGTGTTCGGCGCGGATAACGTCGGGATGCTCACCGGCGATGCCAGCGTCAACGCCGACGCCCCGATCATCTGCTGCACCGCCGAGATCCTGGCCAACCTGGCGCTGCGCGAGGGCGCCCGGGCCGACGTCGGCCAGGTGGTGATGGACGAGTTCCACTTCTATGCCGAGCCGGACCGGGGCTGGGCCTGGCAGGTGCCGATCATCGAGCTGCCGCAGGCGCAGTTCGTGCTGATGTCGGCCACCCTGGGGGACACCACCCGGTTCGTCGACGACCTGACCCGGCGCACCGGCCGGTCGACCGCCGTCGTCCGGTCGGCCGAGCGGCCGGTCCCGCTGATCTTCTCGTACGCGATGACGCCGCTGCACGAGACGCTGGAGGAGCTGCTGGAGACCAAGCAGGCCCCGGTGTACGTGGTGCACTTCACCCAGGCCGCCGCGCTGGAACGCGCCCAGGCGCTGATGAGCGTCAACGTCTGCACCCGGGCCGAGAAGGACATGATCGCCGCCGCGATCGGCAACTTCCGGTTCACCTCCGGCTTCGGCAAGACGCTGTCGAGGCTGGTGCGCCACGGCATCGGCGTGCACCACGCCGGGATGCTGCCCAAGTACCGCCGGCTGGTGGAGACGCTGGCCCAGGCCGGGCTGCTCAAGGTCATCTGCGGCACCGACACGCTGGGTGTGGGCATCAACGTGCCGATCCGTACGGTGCTGTTCACCGGCCTGAGCAAGTACGACGGGGTGCGTACCCGGCTGCTCAAGGCCCGCGAGTTCCACCAGATCGCCGGGCGGGCCGGGCGGGCCGGCTTCGACACCATCGGGCGGGTCGTGGTGCAGGCCCCCGAACATGTGATCGACAACGAGAAGGCGCTGGCCAAAGCCGGTGACGACCCCAAGAAGCGGCGCAAGGTGGTCAAGAAGAAGCCGCCGGAGGGCTCGGTCGGCTGGGGTGAGCCGACCTTCCAACGCCTGGTCGAGGCTGAGCCGGAGCCGCTGACCTCCAGCTTCCAGGTCAGCCACTCGATGCTGCTCAACGTGATCGGCCGGCCGGGCGACGCGTTCGCCTCGATGCGGCACCTGCTCACCGACAACCACGAGGACGCCGCCGCCCAGCGCCGGCACATCCGCCGGGCCATCGCCATCTACCGGGCGCTGCGCGCCGGTGGGGTGGTCGAGCAGCTCGCCGAGCCCGACGAGACCGGCCGCCGGGTCCGGCTCACCGTCGACCTCCAGCTCGACTTCGCGCTCAACCAGCCGCTGTCGCCGCTGGCCCTGGCCGCCATCGAACTGCTCGACGTCGAGTCCCCGTCGTACGCCCTGGACGTGTTGAGCGTGATCGAGTCGATCCTCGACGACCCGCGCCAGGTGCTCTCCGCCCAGCAGTTCAAGGCGCGCGGCGAGGCGGTCGCCGCGATGAAGGCCGACGGCATCGAGTACGAGGCCCGCATGGAGCTGCTCGACGAGGTGACCTGGCCGAAGCCGCTGGCGGAGCTGCTGCACGCCGCGTACGAGATGTACCGGCAGGGGCACCCGTGGGTCGCCGACCACCAGCTCTCCCCCAAGTCCGTGGTCCGGGACATGTACGAACGCGCGATGACCTTCGGCGAGTACGTGCAGTTCTACGGGCTGACCCGGTCCGAGGGGCTGGTGCTGCGCTACCTCGCCGACGCCTACAAGACGCTGCGGCAGACCGTGCCCGAGGACGCCAAGACCGAGGAGCTGATCGACCTCATCGAGTGGCTGGGGGAGCTGGTCCGCCAGGTCGACTCCAGCCTGATCGACGAGTGGGAGCGGCTGCGCAACCCGTCCGACGTCGCCGACGTGGCGCTGGCCCACGCGTCGCTGGAGGAGCGGGTGCCAGCGGTCACCCGCAACGCCCGCGCCTTCCGGGTGCTGGTCCGCAACGCGCTGTTCCGCCGGGTCGAGCTGGCCGCCCTGCGCCGCTGGTGGGACCTCGGCGAGCTGGACGGCGCGACCGGCTGGGACGCGGACGCCTGGGCCGACGCGCTGGAGCCGTACTTCGAGGCGTACGACGGGATCGGGGTGGGGCCGGACGCGCGCGGCCCGGCGCTGCTCATGATCGAGCAGGGCCGGGAGAAGTGGACCGTCCGGCAGATCCTGGACGACCCGGAGGGTGACCACGACTGGGGGATCAGCGCCGAGGTCGACCTGGCCGCCTCGGACGAGGCGGGGGCCGCCGTGGTCCGGGTGACGGACGTCGGGCAGCTCTGATTTTTTCTCGGAAGGGGTCGTCCGGTGCGTCCGGACGGCCCCTTTTCCGCCCTGGGCGATGTCACCCCCGTCGATTAGAATGTATGTACTAATCGAGTTCCTGACCTGGGAGGACGCTCGTGACCGCGCCCATCAATGCCCCCCTCACGCCGTACGCCACCCTCCTCGGTTTCACCCGGTACGTCGACCGCACCGGGCCCACCAAGGCCACCTTCGTCGGCGGCCTGCGCCGGCAGCGGGCCAGCCGGCACGGCTTCAACCCGCACGGCCAGTTCGTCAAGGCGCTCAAGGCCGACATCGCCTTCCACACCGGCGGCAGCCACCTGGCCGGCGTGGCCGATCTGGTCAAGCCGCGCTGGCGTCCGCTCTACCAGGCTCTGGTGCCCGGCGCGACGGCCTGGCTGGAGTCGCTGGGCGAGCCGGCCGGCATCGAGCTGGCGCAGACCCGCGACGCCCTCGCGATGCTCGGCGACCTCCCCGTCAAGATCAACCCCCACTTCGGCATCCGGTACGCCGACGGTCACGCCGAGGCCGTCCGGCTGCACTTCGACGAGACCCCGCCGAGCGAGGAGGCGGCCCTGGCCACCCTGCACCTGATGGCCCGGCACATGGACGCCGTGCTGCCGCACGCCGAGCCGGTCCTGGTCGACGTGCGGCGGGGTGTCACACACCGCACGCCCGACCACGTCAAGCCGGCACAGGTCGAGCAGTGGCTGGCCGGCGAGGCCGCCGCCTTCCGCGCCATCTGGTCGACCGCCGCCTGACCCCGGGCAACGGCCGGTCCGGGTCGGCTCCGCTCCCCCACCCGAACCGGCCACCGCCCACCCGAACCGGCCAGCGCCCACCCGGCAGCCCACCGACCCACCACGACCGACCAGCACACCGCCCACCCGAACCGGCCAGCGCCCACCCGGCAGCCCACCGACCCACCACGACCGACCAGCACACCGCCCACCCGAACCGGCCAGCGCCCACCCGGCAGCCCACCGACCCACCACGACCGACCAGCACACCGCCCAACAGCGTCCGAGCCTCGTCGAGGCTCGGACGCTGTTGGCGTTCCCGTCCCGCCGCTCGGACGTCCCGCTGGACTCGGTCCCGCCGCTCGGACTCGGTCCCGCCGGCGCAGGTACAGCGGCGGGTCAGCTCGGCGCCCAAGATCGTGCTCGAACCAGGATGTAGTGGCCTCCCCACGGTAGGAGACCACTACATCCTGGTTGCAGCATCCTCGTTGCACCGTGATCTCCAGCCACATCGGCCGTCTGCCTCTCGCAGCAGCGGCGGCCTCATCCGTCGCCCCGGGTTATCCACAGGGAGAGCAGGCGGAGGGGAACTACGGCGGAGGTTGGCGACGAAGTTGTCCACAGGGGACAGCTTGGAAGGGGACGCGACGGGCAGGGTGGAGGTGTGCCGAAGACTCCCCGTCGCCCGCCGCAGTTGCGGGGGCGCATCTTCCGTGGATCGGTGGCCGTGTCGCGCGGCCTGCTCACCCGCAACGACCTGCGCAGCTCCGCCTGGCGACCGCTGTTTCGGGACGTCTACGCCGACGCCCAGCTCAGGGTCACCCACCGCCACCGGTGCACGGCTGCGACCCGCTGGCTGCTGCCGTCCGGTGCCGCCATCGCCGGCCGGTCCGCCGCAGCCCTGTTCGGTGTCACCGGCGTATCCGCTGATGAACCGATCGATGTGCTCGTACACCGTCGGCGGCCGGTCGCGGGCGGGCAGCCGGCGGCCGGGCGGCGACGCGGGCCGGCGGTCGGCCTGCGGGTGCACCACGGTGATCTCGCGCCCGAAGATGTGATCGACCAGGCCGGGGTGCCGGTGACCTCGGCAGAACGTACCTGCTGGGACCTGGCCCGGTGGTGCGACGTGGTGGAGGCGGTCGTCGTCATCGACGCGCTGTTGGCCGGCCGCCTCACCGACGTTCCCACCGTGCGGGACTATGCCCTCTCGCGGGCCGGGCAACGCGGGTGGCGAGCCCTGCTCCGCGCCGCCGACCTGGCCGACCCGGGAGCCGAGTCGCCGCAGGAGTCACGGACGAGGGTCCGCCTGGTGCTGGCCGGTCTGCCCCGACCCGAGACCCAGTGGGTCGTCACGGCCGACGGTCGGTTCGTTGCCCGGCTCGATCTCGCGTGGCCACAGTTCAAGGTCGCCGTCGAGTACGACGGGCTGTGGCACAACGACGCCGACCAGTTCCACCGGGACCGGCGTCGACTGAACCAGCTGCTCGGCGGGGAGTGGATCGTGCTGCACCTGACCGCCCGGCGGCTCCGCGAGGACTTTGCCGGCTTCCTCGCCGAGGTACGCGCCGCACTACGTCGCCGCGGACACCGCTCCCGGGCGTAATCTCCCACCCCCGCTCTCCACCACACGCCCCCCACCCCACCCACCGTCCTGGGCACCACCGCTCTCCGCCGCACACCCACCACACGGCCGTTCGCCGCAGCCTCACTGCACTCCATTCGCGTTTGCTCACCCGCCCCATCGTTAACCAGGCATTGCGCCGCCACAATGCGCCACCACGCCGCGCCCCCGCCACCCACTCGCCTGCGCGCACCCACGCACGCCCCGCACCCCACCCGCCTTCGCACCCCACCCACCCACCCATGCCCTTGCACCCCACCCGCCTTCGCACCCACACA
Above is a window of Micromonospora rifamycinica DNA encoding:
- a CDS encoding class F sortase; this encodes MPLAVLLVLLGVFATGAGLGRTVGPLDRSGTPSPRAAAGAGQSPVPGSLPASRPLRLTVPAIRVAAPVAPVGQARDGSIDVPPLDRHHETGWYDRGPTPGEPGRAIIVGHVDSKDGPSVFYDLRRLKTGDTIEVTRDDRRVVVFRVDSVEFFDKSALPADRVYGNSGAPALRLITCGGQWVGGRTGYADNVIAFASLADIRSP
- a CDS encoding DUF5753 domain-containing protein codes for the protein MWLCRVDANPWPCGEAKLALELWPEALRRREPVWFRRWADIEREAIALRWFELAWIPGLLQTEAYARATLAGEALTEEEVDQLTKARLGRQSVLHRARPPLLVAVIDEAVLRRPVRGRPELMREQCAHLAECAELPTVQVHVVPADTGMYAGLGGPFIVADLDDGTRVTHVDGQVRAQIIDQRQDIATLEQRWARIVGEALPRAQSLDLIRKVATS
- a CDS encoding DUF397 domain-containing protein yields the protein MTGARWRKSTRSGNNGGNCVEVADNLPGVVLVRDTKDREGGTLAFTPGAWRGFVDLARAARRR
- a CDS encoding antibiotic biosynthesis monooxygenase family protein, which encodes MAVVKINAIDVPPGASAELEKRFAARAGAVENSPGFLGFELLRPVAGESRYFVYTRWESEEAYQAWAAGPSRAAHAGGSGGEQQRPVASGASLLEFEVVQQVTGKG
- a CDS encoding exodeoxyribonuclease III, whose amino-acid sequence is MRLATWNVNSVKARLPRLLDWLAGTAPDVVCLQETKCPDGAFPVTEVGALGYQVASHGDGRWNGVAILSRVGLTDVTVGFPGEPGFPQPEARAVSATCAGVRVWSVYVPNGRAVDDPHYAYKLAWFAALRDALEPEVAAGGPVAVCGDFNVAPTDADVWDPALFATSTHVTPAERAALAALRDLGLSDVVPTPMKGPHPYTYWDYRAGMFHQNKGMRIDLVYASAPLAVRVRSAYVDREARKGKGPSDHAPIVVDTDPPEVAPA
- a CDS encoding DEAD/DEAH box helicase, yielding MTLTAALPRSADPDTLFDAFAGWASGRGLDLYPHQEEAVIEIVSGANVIMNTPTGSGKSLVAIAAHFTALADDRTSFYTAPIKALVSEKFFALCEVFGADNVGMLTGDASVNADAPIICCTAEILANLALREGARADVGQVVMDEFHFYAEPDRGWAWQVPIIELPQAQFVLMSATLGDTTRFVDDLTRRTGRSTAVVRSAERPVPLIFSYAMTPLHETLEELLETKQAPVYVVHFTQAAALERAQALMSVNVCTRAEKDMIAAAIGNFRFTSGFGKTLSRLVRHGIGVHHAGMLPKYRRLVETLAQAGLLKVICGTDTLGVGINVPIRTVLFTGLSKYDGVRTRLLKAREFHQIAGRAGRAGFDTIGRVVVQAPEHVIDNEKALAKAGDDPKKRRKVVKKKPPEGSVGWGEPTFQRLVEAEPEPLTSSFQVSHSMLLNVIGRPGDAFASMRHLLTDNHEDAAAQRRHIRRAIAIYRALRAGGVVEQLAEPDETGRRVRLTVDLQLDFALNQPLSPLALAAIELLDVESPSYALDVLSVIESILDDPRQVLSAQQFKARGEAVAAMKADGIEYEARMELLDEVTWPKPLAELLHAAYEMYRQGHPWVADHQLSPKSVVRDMYERAMTFGEYVQFYGLTRSEGLVLRYLADAYKTLRQTVPEDAKTEELIDLIEWLGELVRQVDSSLIDEWERLRNPSDVADVALAHASLEERVPAVTRNARAFRVLVRNALFRRVELAALRRWWDLGELDGATGWDADAWADALEPYFEAYDGIGVGPDARGPALLMIEQGREKWTVRQILDDPEGDHDWGISAEVDLAASDEAGAAVVRVTDVGQL
- a CDS encoding endonuclease domain-containing protein; its protein translation is MPKTPRRPPQLRGRIFRGSVAVSRGLLTRNDLRSSAWRPLFRDVYADAQLRVTHRHRCTAATRWLLPSGAAIAGRSAAALFGVTGVSADEPIDVLVHRRRPVAGGQPAAGRRRGPAVGLRVHHGDLAPEDVIDQAGVPVTSAERTCWDLARWCDVVEAVVVIDALLAGRLTDVPTVRDYALSRAGQRGWRALLRAADLADPGAESPQESRTRVRLVLAGLPRPETQWVVTADGRFVARLDLAWPQFKVAVEYDGLWHNDADQFHRDRRRLNQLLGGEWIVLHLTARRLREDFAGFLAEVRAALRRRGHRSRA
- a CDS encoding proteasome assembly chaperone family protein, coding for MLDPHELYQLTDDLPDLGQPVLIQALTGFVDAGNASRLAREQLLTSLDARTIATFDVDQLFDYRSRRPVMTFVEDHWEEYDAPELAMHLLQDDDETPFLLLTGPEPDLQWERFVAAVGAVAARLDVRLTVGLNSIPMAVPHTRPTGVTAHATRRELIAGYEPWLQRVQVPGSVGHLLEYRLGQLGRDALGFAAHVPHYVAQTEYPAAAEVLLSSVSRSTGLLLPNDSLRSAAEVVRMEIDRQVAQTDEAAALVKALEEQYDAFARGRGEKNLLAAETGPLPTADELGAELERYLAEQTRPGDNPTP
- the trmB gene encoding tRNA (guanosine(46)-N7)-methyltransferase TrmB yields the protein MSSRQTDALARLQPAYGIGIADLDGPVDPTRFFDRRAPVVLEIGSGMGDATAAMAAADPGRDYLAVEVHTPGIANLLDLVQRHGLRNVRVAEGDALDLVRAMPEGCLDAVHVFFPDPWPKLRHHKRRIIQPEHVALLRSRLAVGGTLHCATDWAEYAASMRSTLTADPGLDDVHGGYAPRPAHRPVTKFERRALTAGRPVFDLIHRRR